The Henckelia pumila isolate YLH828 unplaced genomic scaffold, ASM3356847v2 CTG_461:::fragment_3, whole genome shotgun sequence genome window below encodes:
- the LOC140872166 gene encoding protein NETWORKED 4A, which yields MANEVKKSDLPRWNCNICLENSVWLAENVHVVDQRVSEMLSLTKHDEDLSPEMTDNQLKQPELIAHIKEISLRHHLLADRYASLTEIWHDHDQSGSHQCVSLITPVKDQGMQKFEGQGVYSDLSLSSGGGMSDVSPNNGSESSLLSSDSDSESFNSSPNEILSSLPSGKMMKPKSVNMEADLSKRQEEYAANSKEAREHAEYEMLLKQISEYEQEVKVCNHKLLSLEEEIVKLKSELLKNESVTAIMGNLEAELLSAKNQIKLYEAQSEMENTKALKLQSEITDLEAKLESKKRQVMDLQDEVTEYTEELLERDLEIQKLNAELHNTFGKFSIEKSKLESRISHLSELLTFHDAKTEELQMQCTSLLEEIKKCEAEVIEKEKLQEEQEFNRLVDTERVKAELFKKNLFIDTLEKDLDGLKLKYDMLMSVKDGVNAKLHALNVDLSSRNNEIQLLESSVHRLQSEKARLHADSETANKLKSELESRIDELQEEVGQQRILITNGADEKREAIRQLCFAIEHYRCGYKELATVLIRCRRPTV from the exons ATGGCAAATGAGGTGAAGAAGTCAGATTTGCCGAGGTGGAATTGCAATATTTGCCTGGAGAATTCTGTTTGGCTTGCAGAAAATGTCCACG TTGTAGATCAGAGGGTTAGCGAAATGCTATCGTTGACAAAACACGATGAAGATCTTTCCCCGGAGATGACTGACAATCAGTTGAAGCAGCCTGAGTTAATTGCTCATATCAAGGAAATCTCCCTCAGGCACCATTTGCTTGCTGACCGCTATGCAAGTTTAACTGAAATATGGCATGATCACGACCAGTCTGGTTCACATCAATGTGTCTCTTTGATTACACCAGTTAAGGATCAGGGAATGCAAAAATTTGAAGGTCAAGGTGTTTATTCTGATTTGTCTTTAAGCTCTGGTGGTGGAATGTCTGATGTATCTCCAAACAACGGCTCTGAATCTTCATTGTTGTCGTCAGATTCTGATTCAGAATCATTTAACTCATCTCCTaatgagattttgagttctCTTCCTTCTGGCAAaatgatgaaaccaaaatctgtGAACATGGAAGCTGACCTTTCAAAGAGGCAGGAGGAATATGCAGCAAACAGCAAAGAAGCCAGAGAACACGCAGAATATGAAATGCTACTGAAGCAAATCTCGGAGTATGAGCAAGAGGTAAAGGTCTGTAACCACAAACTTCTATCTTTAGAAGAAGAAATTGTCAAATTGAAGAGCGAACTGCTGAAGAACGAATCGGTCACTGCCATAATGGGTAATTTGGAAGCAGAGCTCCTGTCAGCTAAGAATCAGATTAAGTTATACGAGGCTCAAAGTGAAATGGAAAACACAAAGGCTTTGAAACTTCAAAGCGAAATAACTGATTTGGAAGCCAAATTAGAGTCGAAGAAAAGGCAAGTGATGGACTTGCAGGATGAGGTAACAGAGTATACAGAAGAGTTATTGGAACGTGATCTTGAGATTCAAAAACTTAATGCGGAACTGCATAACACATTTGGAAAATTTTCTATTGAGAAATCCAAACTAGAGTCTCGTATTTCTCACTTGTCTGAACTCCTGACCTTCCATGATGCAAAAACCGAAGAGTTGCAGATGCAATGTACATCTCTATTAGAAGAGATAAAGAAATGCGAAGCTGAGGTAATAGAGAAGGAAAAGCTGCAAGAAGAACAGGAATTCAATAGGCTGGTTGATACTGAGCGTGTGAAGGCTGAGCtatttaagaaaaatttattcatAGACACATTGGAGAAAGATCTTGATGGGTTGAAACTGAAGTACGACATGCTTATGTCCGTTAAAGATGGGGTCAATGCCAAGTTACATGCACTAAATGTGGACCTAAGTTCTCGCAACAACGAAATTCAACTATTGGAGTCCAGTGTGCATCGCCTCCAATCTGAGAAAGCGAGGCTACATGCAGATTCTGAAACAGCAAACAAGCTAAAATCAGAACTTGAATCAAGAATCGACGAGTTGCAGGAAGAGGTGGGACAGCAGAGAATCTTGATCACAAATGGAGCCGACGAGAAAAGGGAGGCCATAAGGCAGCTGTGCTTTGCAATAGAGCACTACAGATGCGGGTATAAAGAACTCGCAACTGTGTTGATCAGGTGCAGGAGGCCTACAGTTTGA